One genomic region from Edaphobacter dinghuensis encodes:
- the treY gene encoding malto-oligosyltrehalose synthase codes for MRIPGSTYRLQLHQGFTFDDAAGIVEYLRELGITHVYCSPYLQAAPGSTHGYDVVDHQKVNEELGGAEGHNRFCTRLREVGLGQVLDVVPNHMALGKENHYWWDVLENGTSSRYTSFFDIDWQPQEERLRDKVLVPVLADQYGRVLQTGGIKVLRRGGRFLVECAGQTFPVSPTSLPVILARAAEYAKSDTLNFLAASFGRLPMPEYVDRRTTITRHRDKVVLFTLLDRLCAEEPGVCNAIDRSVAELNGNLDALDDFLNQQNYRLSYWKTADQQLGYRRFFDVNSLIGLRVEREHVFEEVHALVLDWLQRGILDGVRVDHPDGLRDPLEYLQRLRERAPDAWIVGEKILERGEFLRESWPIEGTTGYDFLNAAAGVLVSSQGMEELSKVYQNFLGSDFSEELTNFSVLAHNKKVSVTQEGLGSDVNRLTSMFVEICEANRNQRDYTRAEIRRAIREIAACFAIYRTYVVPARDEITDEDRAYISHAAEYAKQERQDIDGGLFDFLRDVLTMRVTGKQESEFLLRFQQFTGPVMAKGVEDTALYCYNRLSAMNEVGGDPGSNGLSVAEFHAYCAKMQATHPLTMTTLSTHDTKRAEDVRARIEVLSEMPSRFSAAIHRWARMNNGFRTARAGSGAMPDRNTEYLYYQTLIGAWPLSVERAQAYMLKAVREAKQQTTWTANNKEFEDALARFISGTLAHTPFLKDLEQFVDKVKDAGRVNSLAQTLMKYTAPGVPDTYQGTEIWDLSLVDPDNRRPVDYQERIRLMKALKKLHGDNIAAQVMARSDEGLPKMWVVHHALQLRRERPEWFGADAAYTPLPVDGPKSEHAIAYLRGDSLAVVVPRLTVKLGGVWREASIVLPRGKWLNLLTKTELNGGRVAVRSLLNSFPVALLVRKDDNKEQGNA; via the coding sequence TTGCGTATTCCCGGCTCTACCTATCGTTTGCAACTGCACCAGGGTTTTACGTTTGATGATGCTGCAGGTATTGTGGAGTACCTTCGTGAGCTCGGGATAACGCATGTGTACTGTTCACCTTATCTGCAGGCAGCGCCCGGAAGTACGCACGGTTACGATGTCGTCGATCATCAAAAGGTAAACGAAGAGTTGGGTGGAGCAGAGGGCCATAATCGCTTCTGCACCAGGCTGAGAGAGGTGGGACTCGGACAGGTACTCGATGTTGTACCCAACCATATGGCGTTGGGCAAAGAGAATCACTATTGGTGGGATGTGCTCGAGAACGGAACCTCCAGCCGTTACACCTCGTTCTTCGATATCGACTGGCAGCCTCAGGAAGAGCGTTTGCGCGACAAGGTGTTGGTCCCGGTGCTTGCTGATCAATATGGAAGAGTTTTGCAGACGGGCGGCATCAAGGTCTTGCGGCGCGGAGGCAGGTTCCTGGTGGAGTGTGCGGGACAGACGTTTCCGGTTTCACCAACTTCTCTGCCTGTGATCCTTGCACGCGCTGCCGAGTATGCAAAGTCCGACACGCTGAATTTTCTAGCAGCGTCGTTTGGACGTCTCCCTATGCCTGAATATGTCGATCGAAGGACAACGATTACGCGCCATCGCGACAAAGTCGTGCTATTCACATTGCTCGATCGCCTATGCGCGGAAGAGCCGGGGGTGTGCAATGCGATTGATCGCTCCGTTGCGGAGTTGAATGGGAATTTGGACGCATTGGACGACTTTCTCAATCAACAGAATTACCGGCTCTCTTATTGGAAAACGGCGGACCAACAACTTGGATATCGGCGTTTTTTCGATGTGAACTCGCTGATCGGATTGCGTGTGGAACGCGAGCACGTGTTTGAAGAAGTTCATGCGCTTGTTCTGGATTGGTTGCAGCGCGGCATTCTGGATGGCGTGCGGGTCGATCATCCAGATGGCCTGCGTGACCCGCTGGAGTATCTGCAGCGCCTGCGCGAGCGTGCTCCCGATGCATGGATCGTTGGCGAGAAGATTCTTGAGCGTGGAGAGTTTCTGCGCGAGAGCTGGCCTATCGAAGGTACGACCGGCTATGACTTCTTGAATGCCGCTGCCGGAGTGCTGGTATCGTCGCAGGGAATGGAGGAGTTGAGCAAGGTCTATCAGAATTTTTTGGGGAGCGATTTCTCTGAAGAACTTACGAATTTTTCAGTCCTGGCGCACAACAAAAAAGTCAGTGTCACCCAGGAGGGCCTGGGGAGCGATGTCAATCGCTTGACCAGTATGTTCGTTGAAATATGCGAGGCCAATCGCAATCAGCGTGATTACACGAGGGCCGAGATACGGCGGGCCATCCGTGAGATTGCTGCCTGTTTTGCAATCTATCGTACCTATGTGGTCCCGGCACGGGATGAGATTACGGATGAAGACAGGGCGTATATCTCGCATGCCGCAGAGTATGCCAAGCAGGAGCGGCAGGATATCGATGGCGGTCTTTTCGACTTTCTTCGCGATGTGCTGACGATGAGGGTGACCGGCAAGCAGGAGAGCGAATTCTTGCTGCGGTTTCAACAGTTCACCGGCCCGGTGATGGCGAAGGGCGTGGAAGATACGGCTTTGTATTGCTACAACCGTCTCTCCGCGATGAATGAGGTTGGTGGTGATCCAGGCAGCAACGGATTGAGCGTTGCGGAATTTCATGCCTATTGCGCAAAGATGCAGGCGACGCATCCGTTGACCATGACGACTCTCTCTACCCATGACACAAAGCGCGCGGAAGATGTGAGGGCGAGAATCGAGGTGCTGTCGGAGATGCCGTCGAGGTTCAGTGCGGCGATTCACCGCTGGGCGCGGATGAATAACGGGTTTCGCACCGCAAGAGCAGGCTCAGGCGCAATGCCTGATCGCAATACGGAATACCTGTACTACCAGACATTGATCGGAGCATGGCCGCTGTCGGTCGAGCGTGCGCAGGCCTATATGTTGAAAGCGGTGCGTGAGGCGAAGCAGCAGACGACATGGACCGCGAACAATAAAGAGTTCGAAGATGCACTGGCCAGATTCATCTCCGGTACATTAGCGCATACGCCGTTCCTGAAAGACTTGGAGCAGTTTGTCGATAAGGTAAAAGATGCAGGTCGCGTGAATTCTCTGGCACAGACATTGATGAAATATACGGCGCCGGGAGTGCCGGATACCTATCAGGGGACTGAGATCTGGGACCTTAGCCTGGTCGATCCGGACAACAGGCGCCCCGTGGATTACCAGGAACGTATTCGATTGATGAAGGCGTTGAAAAAGCTGCACGGCGACAATATTGCGGCGCAGGTGATGGCGCGCTCCGATGAAGGCTTGCCAAAGATGTGGGTCGTTCATCATGCGCTGCAATTGCGACGCGAAAGGCCGGAGTGGTTCGGTGCAGATGCAGCCTACACGCCATTGCCTGTGGATGGGCCGAAGAGCGAGCACGCCATCGCCTATCTCCGCGGCGATTCGCTTGCCGTAGTAGTGCCGAGGTTGACGGTGAAGCTGGGTGGAGTGTGGAGAGAGGCAAGCATCGTGCTTCCTCGGGGCAAGTGGCTCAATCTGCTGACTAAGACGGAACTGAATGGGGGCAGAGTTGCGGTTAGGAGCTTGCTGAACAGTTTTCCGGTTGCGCTGCTTGTACGCAAGGACGACAACAAGGAGCAGGGCAATGCATAA
- the treZ gene encoding malto-oligosyltrehalose trehalohydrolase — MHKFTVWAPDAKKVSVKIGDVLHPMSGPNDAGWWSASVDAANDGTDYAFVQNDDATPYPDPRGLWQPHGVHGPSRVYNHAAFVWNDSRWQGPPLSGAVIYEMHVGTFTAAGTFDAAIERLNYLFELGITHIELMPVVEFPGRFGWGYDGVALFAVNAQYGGPDGLKRFVDACHSRGLAVLMDVVYNHFGPVGNYTTKFGPYLTHRHNTPWGDAVNFEEAGADEVRRFFCDNALMWMRDYHVDGLRLDAVHEFMDRSAIHFMEQLSAEVEILSSTLERQLVLIAESDLNNPKVVTPREAGGYGMDAQWSDDFHHALFTILNVEVEGKGYYVDFGSFERLAKALTSVFVYDGIYSRYRRHTHGRPVHGLSAHHFIGFIQNHDQVGNRAKGDRLEHIVGIARAKVAIGIVLMSPFIPLIFQGEEFVSSSPFQYFADHDEPAMATAVREGRKREFAAFGWNADEIPNPDEPATFERSKLNWDEVHQGKHGEMLEWFRQLIRLRHQTPCLNDGDLNHLKVRFDEEKRWLTMDRGQIRVLCNLGEEPVELESRSGYSLSLVSRDDIGIANDKVLLPPDSIAILSGKTI, encoded by the coding sequence ATGCATAAATTTACCGTTTGGGCACCAGATGCAAAGAAGGTGTCGGTAAAGATCGGCGATGTTCTGCATCCTATGAGCGGACCGAACGATGCAGGGTGGTGGAGTGCATCGGTAGACGCAGCCAATGATGGCACGGACTACGCTTTTGTGCAGAACGACGACGCGACTCCTTACCCCGATCCGCGTGGCCTGTGGCAGCCTCATGGAGTTCATGGGCCGTCGCGTGTCTACAATCATGCTGCCTTTGTATGGAACGATAGCCGCTGGCAGGGGCCGCCGCTCTCGGGTGCTGTCATCTACGAGATGCATGTGGGCACGTTCACCGCTGCGGGCACTTTTGACGCTGCGATCGAGCGGCTCAACTATCTTTTTGAGTTAGGCATTACGCACATCGAGCTGATGCCGGTTGTTGAGTTTCCAGGCAGGTTTGGTTGGGGCTACGATGGCGTCGCTTTATTTGCGGTGAATGCTCAATACGGTGGCCCAGATGGGCTGAAGAGGTTTGTCGATGCGTGTCACTCGCGAGGCCTTGCAGTGCTGATGGATGTTGTCTACAACCACTTTGGGCCTGTGGGGAACTATACGACGAAGTTTGGGCCTTATCTGACGCACCGTCACAATACGCCGTGGGGCGATGCCGTCAACTTTGAAGAGGCGGGCGCGGATGAGGTGCGGCGTTTCTTCTGTGACAACGCGCTGATGTGGATGCGTGACTATCACGTAGACGGGTTGCGGCTGGATGCGGTGCATGAGTTCATGGACCGTTCGGCGATCCATTTTATGGAGCAGCTTTCGGCCGAGGTCGAGATACTATCTTCAACGCTTGAGCGGCAGCTGGTGCTGATTGCAGAGAGCGACCTGAACAATCCCAAGGTGGTAACGCCGCGTGAAGCTGGCGGCTATGGCATGGATGCGCAATGGAGCGATGACTTTCACCACGCGCTGTTCACCATCCTTAATGTTGAAGTAGAGGGCAAAGGCTATTACGTCGACTTTGGATCATTTGAACGACTGGCGAAGGCCCTCACTTCGGTGTTTGTCTACGACGGCATCTACTCCCGCTATCGGCGGCATACGCACGGCCGCCCTGTGCATGGCTTGTCAGCACATCACTTCATCGGATTCATTCAAAATCATGATCAGGTAGGAAATCGCGCAAAGGGAGATCGCCTGGAGCACATCGTAGGAATAGCGCGTGCGAAGGTTGCCATTGGTATTGTTCTGATGTCACCCTTCATTCCCTTGATCTTTCAAGGAGAGGAGTTTGTCTCCTCCTCTCCGTTCCAGTACTTTGCGGACCATGATGAGCCGGCGATGGCTACTGCGGTGCGAGAGGGAAGGAAGCGGGAGTTCGCTGCCTTCGGATGGAACGCTGATGAGATTCCCAATCCGGATGAGCCGGCGACCTTCGAGCGGTCGAAACTGAATTGGGATGAGGTTCATCAAGGTAAACATGGAGAGATGCTGGAATGGTTTCGGCAACTCATCCGTCTGCGGCATCAGACCCCTTGCTTGAACGATGGAGATCTGAATCACCTTAAGGTCAGGTTTGACGAAGAGAAGCGATGGCTGACGATGGACCGCGGCCAGATACGCGTCCTCTGCAACCTCGGCGAGGAACCTGTGGAACTCGAGAGCCGCAGTGGATATTCTCTGTCGCTGGTCTCTCGAGACGATATTGGAATCGCCAATGACAAGGTATTGCTGCCGCCCGACAGCATTGCGATTCTCTCCGGCAAAACAATCTAG
- a CDS encoding DUF5666 domain-containing protein, with product MVIRLGIFRASIFGASLLLPAVGFIPCCTVAQAQVAAGPKIGTVTTISGSTLTLMTDSKQQITVTVADGARVLQLAPGSKDLKSAQTITLGDVSKGDRILVSGQPGSDGISFTASRVILMKAQDIAQVHAKEQADWQSRGTGGLVSAVDDGSGTITVSIGAKKVAVQTSSATTFRRYSGGSVKFEDAQPSNLSEIHAGDQVRVLGAKSDDGSSIKAEIIVSGSFLHLAGMIATMNAANGTFTIKDLATKKTMTVKVTADSDVRKLPPQAAARIAARAKGAAPSAGHPGAGNARPAQASAPAPEGGEEQRRSAGMDLSQMLSRLPTQTLADLKVGDAVMIVASQPDTGSPNVSAVTLLSGVEPILSATPNGAATMSLSPWQVGGGEPDAGGGSSQ from the coding sequence ATGGTTATCAGGCTTGGAATCTTCCGGGCATCAATCTTTGGCGCGAGTCTGCTGCTTCCCGCAGTTGGGTTTATTCCCTGTTGTACGGTTGCTCAGGCGCAGGTTGCTGCCGGGCCGAAGATTGGTACGGTGACGACCATCTCCGGCTCCACGCTGACACTGATGACCGACAGCAAGCAACAGATCACCGTTACAGTTGCGGATGGCGCTCGTGTTCTTCAACTCGCGCCCGGCAGCAAGGATCTGAAGTCTGCACAGACCATTACCCTGGGCGACGTTTCCAAGGGCGACCGCATTTTGGTCTCGGGCCAGCCCGGCAGTGATGGCATTTCCTTCACGGCCTCGCGCGTCATCTTGATGAAGGCGCAGGACATCGCACAGGTGCATGCGAAGGAGCAGGCCGACTGGCAGAGCCGTGGAACCGGCGGATTGGTAAGCGCTGTCGATGATGGATCTGGAACGATTACTGTGTCGATCGGTGCCAAAAAGGTCGCCGTTCAGACATCAAGCGCTACAACCTTTCGTCGATACTCCGGCGGATCGGTGAAGTTTGAAGACGCGCAGCCGAGCAATCTCTCGGAGATTCATGCCGGCGATCAGGTTCGTGTGCTTGGCGCGAAGTCAGATGATGGCTCGTCCATCAAGGCGGAGATTATCGTCAGCGGCTCATTCCTGCATCTGGCCGGAATGATTGCAACTATGAACGCTGCCAACGGCACGTTTACGATCAAGGATCTCGCCACCAAGAAGACGATGACCGTCAAGGTAACGGCGGACTCGGATGTTCGCAAACTGCCGCCTCAGGCAGCGGCAAGGATTGCTGCGCGAGCAAAGGGCGCCGCCCCCTCTGCAGGGCATCCCGGAGCCGGCAATGCGCGACCAGCACAGGCAAGTGCACCGGCGCCCGAAGGTGGCGAGGAACAGCGGCGATCTGCCGGTATGGATCTGTCGCAAATGTTGAGCAGGCTGCCCACGCAGACGCTTGCCGATCTTAAGGTTGGCGATGCGGTCATGATTGTGGCGTCGCAGCCAGACACTGGCAGCCCCAATGTATCGGCGGTGACGCTCTTGTCCGGCGTCGAACCGATTTTGTCCGCGACCCCCAACGGCGCGGCGACCATGAGTCTCTCGCCCTGGCAAGTTGGTGGCGGCGAACCTGACGCTGGGGGCGGATCGTCACAGTAG
- a CDS encoding TonB-dependent receptor, translating to MPMVASAQQKGATVHGTVADPDEAVIPGATVTLTPASGKPLVTQSQSDGSYVLHNVPAGTYSETVTMQGFAPFAKLAVKINPGQSLALDVKMDIQAQQQEVQVTAQTAQVSVDADSNASSTVIKGKDLDALSDDPDELSSELTALAGPSAGPNGGQIYVDGFTGGQLPPKSSIREIRINQNPFSAEYDRLGYGRVQIFTKPGTDKLHGFYQMSGNTSAFNSGNPLLNANLSKGQNPVVQPPYHTLFMFGDVSGPLSSIASFTVGGSHRSIQDNSMINATVLPSQFPCAAGQASCNYQSAVSTPNVRTDISPRIDLQLGEKNTLTTRFEYEQSDLSNQGIGNLSLPSTGYNESSSEVTLQMTDTQVVSSRIINETRFEYQRDHSTENPLSKAPTISVSGNFTDGGANSGTNTDTQNHFELHNYTSIQLKKNFIRFGGRLRSTADQNTSTAGSNGLFTYNCLLDSSTGCESSSNNPTVSSYENGQASQFKITDIVHPTVNATMVDLGVYAEDDWKPIQNLTLSYGFRYETQNYLRDHHDLAPRISFAYGLGRGQKSPKTVLRGGFGIFYDRYMLANILTTVQYNGQNQLQTTLALPNTATCSPTNLSGCTAGTPGGNTTISAAPNLRTPYSMEFAIGADQQLLRNATLSVNYLNTRGVHQFLSQNVNAPTGTDSSGNFIYPIAPAPGQDPAVIQQYQSEGVYRQNELIANINVRERAFTLFGYYVLNFAKSDTGGITTFPSQPYNIGADYGRAVFDRRNRLFLGGNVSLPYHISLSPFIVASSGTPYNVTLGKDLNGDSEFNDRPAFAVPGSTQVSTIAGCGSFTTPGPGNETRIPINYCTGPALFVTNIRASKTFGFGPSTATPNQGGPGGGQGGPPGSHGGGGHGGGHGGGGGGRGGFGGSRTDRKYNLTFSAQAQNLFNNADYATPNSTMTAATLFGKSTQLAGNPYTSSSALRRISLNVSFQF from the coding sequence ATGCCTATGGTTGCAAGCGCTCAGCAGAAGGGAGCTACGGTACATGGAACGGTTGCTGATCCGGATGAGGCCGTTATTCCCGGCGCAACAGTTACGCTGACGCCGGCCTCCGGCAAGCCGCTGGTCACGCAGTCGCAGAGTGATGGAAGCTATGTGCTTCACAATGTTCCGGCTGGTACTTATTCCGAGACCGTCACGATGCAGGGTTTCGCGCCATTCGCCAAGTTGGCCGTAAAGATCAATCCGGGGCAATCGCTTGCTCTCGATGTGAAGATGGACATCCAGGCACAGCAGCAAGAGGTTCAGGTCACCGCGCAGACAGCGCAGGTCAGTGTCGATGCAGACAGCAATGCCAGCTCCACGGTGATCAAGGGCAAAGATCTCGATGCCTTGTCGGATGACCCCGACGAACTCTCTTCGGAGCTGACGGCATTGGCAGGGCCTTCTGCAGGTCCTAACGGCGGTCAGATCTACGTCGATGGATTTACCGGTGGCCAGTTGCCGCCGAAGTCTTCGATCCGCGAGATCCGCATCAATCAGAATCCGTTTTCGGCAGAGTACGATCGGTTGGGCTATGGTCGCGTGCAGATCTTTACCAAGCCCGGTACCGACAAGCTTCATGGCTTCTACCAGATGTCTGGAAATACCTCCGCGTTCAACAGCGGTAACCCGCTCCTCAACGCCAATCTGAGCAAGGGACAGAATCCCGTGGTTCAGCCGCCGTATCACACGCTGTTCATGTTTGGAGACGTCTCCGGCCCTCTCTCTTCCATCGCTTCCTTCACGGTAGGAGGATCGCATCGGTCGATTCAAGACAACTCGATGATCAATGCGACGGTGCTTCCATCGCAGTTTCCGTGCGCTGCGGGGCAGGCCTCCTGCAACTACCAGTCGGCGGTTTCAACTCCCAATGTAAGAACGGATATCAGCCCACGTATCGATCTTCAGTTGGGCGAGAAGAACACGCTCACGACTCGGTTTGAATATGAGCAGAGCGATCTGTCGAACCAGGGTATTGGAAACCTCAGCTTGCCATCGACGGGATATAACGAGAGCAGCTCCGAAGTCACCCTTCAGATGACGGACACACAGGTTGTAAGTTCTCGCATCATCAACGAGACCCGGTTCGAGTATCAGCGCGACCATAGCACCGAAAATCCCCTGAGCAAAGCGCCTACTATCTCAGTATCAGGAAACTTCACGGACGGCGGCGCAAATAGCGGCACCAATACTGACACTCAGAATCACTTTGAACTGCACAACTATACGTCGATCCAGCTGAAAAAGAACTTCATTCGCTTTGGTGGTCGGCTGCGGTCTACGGCGGATCAAAATACTTCAACGGCAGGCAGCAACGGACTTTTCACTTATAACTGCCTATTGGATTCGAGTACGGGTTGCGAATCTAGTTCCAATAACCCCACTGTCTCTTCATATGAGAACGGACAAGCCAGCCAGTTCAAGATCACCGATATCGTTCACCCCACAGTGAACGCAACCATGGTGGACTTGGGCGTCTACGCAGAAGATGACTGGAAGCCGATTCAGAATCTCACCTTGAGCTATGGCTTCCGCTACGAGACGCAAAACTATCTAAGAGACCACCATGATCTCGCACCGCGCATCTCGTTTGCCTATGGCCTGGGTCGCGGCCAGAAGTCGCCTAAGACAGTGCTGCGCGGCGGCTTTGGAATCTTCTATGACCGCTACATGCTCGCCAATATTCTGACCACTGTTCAATACAACGGTCAGAATCAACTGCAGACAACCTTGGCGCTTCCGAATACTGCAACCTGCTCGCCTACTAACCTGAGCGGTTGCACTGCCGGTACGCCGGGTGGCAATACGACTATTTCCGCAGCTCCCAATCTTCGGACGCCTTACTCGATGGAGTTTGCCATTGGAGCGGACCAACAGCTTCTGCGCAATGCGACTCTATCCGTAAACTATCTGAATACCCGAGGCGTGCATCAGTTTCTGAGCCAGAACGTCAATGCGCCCACCGGCACTGACAGCAGCGGCAACTTTATCTATCCGATTGCTCCCGCACCGGGTCAGGATCCAGCCGTCATCCAGCAGTATCAGTCTGAGGGCGTATACCGGCAGAACGAGTTGATCGCGAATATCAATGTCCGCGAAAGGGCCTTTACTCTCTTCGGATACTACGTGCTGAACTTTGCGAAATCTGACACGGGCGGTATCACCACGTTCCCATCGCAGCCGTATAACATTGGCGCCGACTATGGCCGCGCAGTGTTCGATCGGCGGAATCGCCTCTTCCTCGGCGGCAACGTCTCGCTGCCCTATCACATCTCTCTCAGCCCTTTCATCGTTGCCTCCTCGGGAACGCCTTACAACGTAACGCTTGGCAAGGACTTGAATGGCGACAGCGAATTTAATGATCGGCCTGCCTTTGCAGTTCCTGGTTCGACCCAGGTAAGCACGATTGCAGGTTGCGGTAGCTTCACTACTCCTGGACCGGGCAACGAGACACGGATTCCGATCAACTACTGCACCGGTCCGGCGTTGTTCGTAACCAATATCCGCGCTTCGAAGACCTTTGGTTTCGGCCCCTCCACGGCAACACCTAATCAGGGTGGTCCGGGTGGCGGTCAAGGAGGTCCTCCAGGAAGTCACGGTGGTGGTGGTCATGGCGGCGGACATGGAGGTGGTGGCGGCGGCCGAGGTGGCTTCGGCGGCAGCAGAACGGACAGAAAGTACAATCTGACGTTCTCGGCTCAGGCCCAGAACCTCTTCAACAATGCCGATTACGCAACACCGAACTCGACGATGACCGCGGCGACGTTGTTTGGAAAGTCCACACAGTTGGCGGGCAATCCTTACACCAGCAGCTCAGCGCTTCGACGTATCTCCTTGAATGTGTCGTTCCAGTTCTAG
- a CDS encoding NAD-dependent succinate-semialdehyde dehydrogenase, whose product MAIESINPANGKLLRHFDPLDDEAIRQKIGLAAEAFQSYQTIPLEHRALCMRKLASILEHETEDLAIVITEEMGKPLHTARQEVLKCATACRYYAENAARILAPERIPTDGNDSYVRWDPLGVVLAVMPWNFPFWQVFRFLAPALMAGNIGLLKHSSNVPQCAIAIEALVRRAGFPRGTFQALLIDSRQVESVLNDERIAAVTVTGSEPAGRAVAAQAGWLIKKSVLELGGSDPFIVMPSANLDLAVETAVRARCVNSGQSCIAAKRFIVADEIYDEFESRFVAGMESMRVGDPMKDTTDIGPLATTSIVDELEAQVKAAISAGARILTGGERMLGEGNYFEPTVLIDVPRTSVVYREELFGPVAMLFRVADLDEAIRLANDTPFGLSASVWTRDSSEQGRFSRELQCGAVFINAMVASDPRLPFGGIKRSGYGRELSAAGMREFLNCKTVVIAGPDSE is encoded by the coding sequence ATGGCCATCGAATCCATCAATCCCGCTAACGGCAAGCTCCTCCGTCACTTCGATCCGCTCGATGACGAAGCGATTCGTCAAAAGATAGGCCTCGCCGCCGAGGCTTTCCAGTCCTATCAGACCATCCCGCTTGAGCACCGTGCTCTCTGCATGAGAAAACTAGCTTCTATCCTCGAGCACGAGACCGAGGACCTTGCCATCGTCATCACCGAGGAGATGGGCAAACCGTTGCACACAGCCCGGCAGGAGGTGCTGAAGTGCGCGACCGCCTGCCGCTACTATGCGGAGAATGCTGCGCGCATTCTTGCGCCCGAGCGCATCCCGACCGACGGCAATGACAGCTACGTTCGCTGGGACCCGCTCGGCGTTGTCCTGGCCGTTATGCCGTGGAACTTCCCCTTCTGGCAGGTCTTTCGTTTTCTTGCGCCTGCGCTGATGGCAGGCAACATTGGCTTGCTCAAGCACTCCTCCAACGTTCCCCAGTGCGCCATCGCCATTGAAGCGCTGGTTCGTCGCGCGGGCTTCCCGAGAGGCACCTTTCAGGCCCTGCTGATCGACTCACGTCAGGTCGAGTCCGTGCTCAACGACGAGCGAATTGCCGCCGTCACCGTCACCGGAAGCGAGCCTGCTGGCCGGGCCGTGGCAGCGCAGGCAGGCTGGCTGATCAAAAAATCCGTACTCGAACTCGGCGGCAGCGATCCGTTTATCGTCATGCCATCGGCCAATCTCGATCTTGCCGTCGAGACTGCCGTTCGCGCGCGTTGCGTCAACAGCGGTCAGTCCTGCATCGCCGCCAAACGCTTTATCGTCGCCGACGAGATCTACGACGAGTTCGAATCGCGCTTCGTCGCGGGCATGGAGAGTATGCGTGTCGGCGACCCGATGAAGGACACCACGGACATTGGACCGCTTGCAACGACGAGTATCGTCGATGAGCTTGAGGCACAGGTAAAGGCCGCAATCAGCGCCGGAGCACGCATTCTGACCGGCGGCGAGCGCATGCTCGGAGAGGGCAATTACTTCGAGCCGACGGTACTGATCGATGTACCGCGTACCTCGGTGGTTTATCGAGAAGAGCTCTTTGGCCCGGTCGCCATGCTCTTTCGCGTGGCTGATCTGGATGAGGCGATCCGGCTCGCAAACGACACTCCTTTTGGCCTCAGCGCCTCAGTCTGGACACGCGACTCAAGCGAACAAGGGCGTTTTTCGAGAGAGCTGCAGTGCGGAGCTGTCTTCATCAATGCGATGGTCGCAAGCGATCCGCGCCTACCCTTCGGCGGCATCAAGCGCTCAGGTTACGGACGTGAACTGTCGGCTGCGGGAATGCGCGAGTTCCTCAACTGCAAGACGGTGGTCATCGCAGGGCCGGATAGCGAGTAG
- a CDS encoding nucleoside deaminase, with protein MQGNPIFMEQAIALATENVTSGRGGPFGAVIVHEGKVVATGVNLVTATNDPTAHAEVTAIRNASAALATFDLAGCEIYTSCEPCPMCLAAIYWSHCDAIFYGNTSADAAAAGFDDAFLYQEIERPLEQRRIPIVNLLREQAISNFEAWRKYAGRIDY; from the coding sequence ATGCAGGGCAATCCAATCTTTATGGAACAAGCGATCGCTCTGGCGACGGAGAATGTCACCTCGGGGCGCGGCGGCCCTTTTGGCGCGGTGATCGTTCATGAGGGCAAGGTCGTTGCCACGGGAGTCAATCTTGTGACTGCAACCAATGACCCCACTGCCCACGCAGAGGTAACCGCCATTCGCAACGCGTCGGCAGCGCTGGCGACGTTCGATCTGGCTGGCTGCGAGATCTACACCAGTTGCGAGCCCTGCCCGATGTGTCTGGCGGCGATCTACTGGTCGCATTGCGACGCGATCTTCTATGGCAACACCTCGGCAGACGCTGCGGCTGCGGGCTTCGACGACGCGTTTCTCTATCAGGAGATAGAACGTCCGTTGGAGCAGCGCAGAATTCCCATTGTGAATCTGCTCCGAGAGCAGGCGATCTCTAATTTTGAGGCTTGGCGTAAATACGCTGGCAGAATTGATTATTAA